From Equus quagga isolate Etosha38 chromosome 3, UCLA_HA_Equagga_1.0, whole genome shotgun sequence, one genomic window encodes:
- the TRAM1L1 gene encoding translocating chain-associated membrane protein 1-like 1 isoform X2 — MAFRKKSPRNPPVLSHEFILQNHADLVACVGMFFVLGLMFEGAAEASIVFITLQHSVTFPAAEEPATDLKVLYHYGIRDLATVFFYMLVAIIIHATLQEYVLDKINRRMQFPKAKQSRFNESGQLSAFYLVSCIWGTFILISENCLSDPTLLWEAHYHNVMTFQMKFFYISQLAYWFHAFPELYFQRTKKQDIPRQLVYIGLHLFHIAGAYLLYLNHLGLVLLMMHYFVELLSHICDLFYFSDEKYQKDISLWAIVFILGRLVTLIVSVLAVGFHLAGGQNRNPDAVTGNVNVLAAKIAVLSSSCTIQAYITWNLFNVQLQRWMEEDATLQAPSVKKKRTKGRSSRKGTENGVATSSRVDSPHKRKEKSS; from the coding sequence ATGGCGTTCCGTAAGAAGAGCCCCAGGAACCCCCCAGTCCTGAGCCACGAATTCATCCTGCAGAATCATGCAGACCTCGTCGCCTGCGTGGGGATGTTCTTCGTGCTGGGGCTCATGTTCGAGGGAGCAGCAGAAGCATCTATCGTGTTTATTACTCTGCAGCACAGCGTTACCTTCCCCGCGGCAGAAGAACCAGCCACGGACTTAAAGGTCCTTTATCATTATGGCATCAGAGATCTGGCCACGGTTTTCTTCTACATGCTCGTGGCAATCATCATTCACGCCACCCTTCAGGAGTATGTGTTGGACAAAATTAACAGGCGAATGCAGTTCCCCAAAGCGAAACAAAGCAGATTTAACGAATCTGGTCAGTTGAGTGCATTCTACCTTGTCTCTTGTATTTGGGGCACGTTCATTCTGATCTCTGAAAACTGCCTGTCGGACCCCACTCTCTTATGGGAGGCGCATTACCATAACGTGATGACGTTTCAGATGAAGTTTTTCTATATCTCACAGTTGGCTTACTGGTTTCATGCCTTTCCTGAACTCTACTTCCAGAGAACGAAAAAACAAGACATCCCCCGTCAGCTTGTCTACATTGGGCTTCACCTCTTTCACATCGCCGGAGCCTATCTCCTGTACTTGAATCATCTGGGACTTGTTCTCCTGATGATGCATTACTTTGTTGAATTACTTTCCCACATTTGCGACCTGTTTTATTTTAGTGATGAAAAGTACCAGAAAGACATTTCTCTGTGGGcaattgtgtttattttgggTCGACTTGTGACTTTAATTGTCTCCGTGCTCGCTGTGGGCTTTCACCTGGCTGGAGGGCAGAATCGGAATCCCGATGCCGTCACCGGAAACGTGAATGTGTTGGCAGCCAAAATTGCCGTTCTGTCGTCCAGTTGCACTATCCAAGCCTATATAACATGGAATTTATTTAATGTCCAGCTTCAGAGGTGGATGGAAGAAGATGCTACTCTTCAGGCCCCAAGTGTGAAGAAGAAACGGACTAAAGGCAGGTCTtccagaaaaggaacagaaaatgggGTGGCAACGTCAAGTAGAGTAGACTCTCCGcataagaggaaagagaaatcttCATAA
- the TRAM1L1 gene encoding translocating chain-associated membrane protein 1-like 1 isoform X1 has protein sequence MAFRKKSPRNPPVLSHEFILQNHADLVACVGMFFVLGLMFEGAAEASIVFITLQHSVTFPAAEEPATDLKVLYHYGIRDLATVFFYMLVAIIIHATLQEYVLDKINRRMQFPKAKQSRFNESGQLSAFYLVSCIWGTFILISENCLSDPTLLWEAHYHNVMTFQMKFFYISQLAYWFHAFPELYFQRTKKQDIPRQLVYIGLHLFHIAGAYLLYLNHLGLVLLMMHYFVELLSHICDLFYFSDEKYQKDISLWAIVFILGRLVTLIVSVLAVGFHLAGGQNRNPDAVTGNVNVLAAKIAVLSSSCTIQAYITWNLFNVQLQRWMEEDATLQAPSVKKKRTKGNSSFPIRGSLRIKLSVLVLQTKDRRAMPGKAFFSILSALRDILTCSWSSEEWSKLKT, from the exons ATGGCGTTCCGTAAGAAGAGCCCCAGGAACCCCCCAGTCCTGAGCCACGAATTCATCCTGCAGAATCATGCAGACCTCGTCGCCTGCGTGGGGATGTTCTTCGTGCTGGGGCTCATGTTCGAGGGAGCAGCAGAAGCATCTATCGTGTTTATTACTCTGCAGCACAGCGTTACCTTCCCCGCGGCAGAAGAACCAGCCACGGACTTAAAGGTCCTTTATCATTATGGCATCAGAGATCTGGCCACGGTTTTCTTCTACATGCTCGTGGCAATCATCATTCACGCCACCCTTCAGGAGTATGTGTTGGACAAAATTAACAGGCGAATGCAGTTCCCCAAAGCGAAACAAAGCAGATTTAACGAATCTGGTCAGTTGAGTGCATTCTACCTTGTCTCTTGTATTTGGGGCACGTTCATTCTGATCTCTGAAAACTGCCTGTCGGACCCCACTCTCTTATGGGAGGCGCATTACCATAACGTGATGACGTTTCAGATGAAGTTTTTCTATATCTCACAGTTGGCTTACTGGTTTCATGCCTTTCCTGAACTCTACTTCCAGAGAACGAAAAAACAAGACATCCCCCGTCAGCTTGTCTACATTGGGCTTCACCTCTTTCACATCGCCGGAGCCTATCTCCTGTACTTGAATCATCTGGGACTTGTTCTCCTGATGATGCATTACTTTGTTGAATTACTTTCCCACATTTGCGACCTGTTTTATTTTAGTGATGAAAAGTACCAGAAAGACATTTCTCTGTGGGcaattgtgtttattttgggTCGACTTGTGACTTTAATTGTCTCCGTGCTCGCTGTGGGCTTTCACCTGGCTGGAGGGCAGAATCGGAATCCCGATGCCGTCACCGGAAACGTGAATGTGTTGGCAGCCAAAATTGCCGTTCTGTCGTCCAGTTGCACTATCCAAGCCTATATAACATGGAATTTATTTAATGTCCAGCTTCAGAGGTGGATGGAAGAAGATGCTACTCTTCAGGCCCCAAGTGTGAAGAAGAAACGGACTAAAG gtAATTCATCTTTTCCAATCAGGGGGTCTCTCAGAATTAAACTTAGTGTGCTTGTGTTGCAAACCAAAGACAGAAGAGCCATGCCTGGCaaagctttcttttctattctgtCTGCTTTGAGAG ACATCCTGACCTGCTCTTGGAGCTCAGAGGAGTGGTCAAAGCTGAAGACATAA